The following are encoded together in the Serratia odorifera genome:
- a CDS encoding flavodoxin, protein MAQVGIFVGTVYGNALLVAEEAETILGEQGHEVKLFEEGTLEAWQYYRQHYALVITSTTGQGDLPDSIAPLFAAIRDEVGFQPELKYGLIALGDSSYDNFCGAGRAFDALLQEQGATRIGEMLEIDAIEQPEPEVVSCPWVEHWGTLLK, encoded by the coding sequence ATGGCTCAGGTCGGTATTTTCGTTGGAACGGTGTATGGCAATGCTTTGCTGGTAGCGGAAGAAGCGGAAACTATCCTTGGCGAGCAGGGCCACGAGGTCAAGCTGTTCGAAGAAGGCACGCTCGAAGCCTGGCAGTATTATCGCCAGCATTATGCGCTGGTGATTACCTCAACGACCGGACAAGGCGATTTGCCGGACAGCATCGCACCGCTGTTTGCTGCCATTCGCGATGAGGTTGGTTTTCAACCGGAACTGAAATATGGCCTGATCGCTCTCGGTGACAGCAGCTACGATAACTTCTGTGGCGCCGGTCGGGCGTTTGATGCACTGTTGCAAGAGCAGGGCGCGACCCGGATAGGCGAGATGCTGGAAATTGACGCCATAGAACAGCCGGAACCGGAAGTGGTGTCCTGCCCTTGGGTAGAGCACTGGGGCACGTTGCTGAAATAA
- a CDS encoding DUF3461 family protein has product MYDNLKSLGINQPEDVDRYSLRQEANNDILKIYFRKDKGEFFAKSVKFKYPRQRKTVVADNAGQGYKEIHEINPNLRYVIDELDQLCQRDQVEVDLKRKILEDLRHLEGVVSNKIAEIESDLEKLTRGK; this is encoded by the coding sequence ATGTACGATAACTTGAAAAGCTTGGGTATAAATCAACCGGAAGATGTCGATCGTTATAGCCTGCGACAGGAAGCCAATAACGATATTCTCAAGATTTATTTCCGCAAGGATAAAGGCGAGTTCTTCGCCAAGAGCGTGAAATTCAAATATCCACGTCAGCGCAAAACCGTGGTGGCGGACAACGCAGGACAGGGTTACAAGGAAATCCACGAGATCAACCCGAACCTGCGCTATGTGATCGACGAACTGGACCAGCTGTGCCAACGCGATCAGGTCGAAGTCGATCTGAAACGCAAGATCCTGGAAGATCTGCGTCATCTGGAAGGCGTGGTCTCGAACAAAATCGCCGAGATCGAATCCGATCTGGAGAAGTTGACCCGCGGTAAGTAA